Proteins encoded within one genomic window of Candidatus Pseudothioglobus singularis PS1:
- the mgtE gene encoding magnesium transporter produces MAEIELTSFEVSLQNLMIALEASDYDEAKQQIKDLHPGEIALLLEAIQPKDRSVLWPSIEISIQGEILKEVSEDVQSQLISEMTVDSLVKATEKLDTDDLADIVPNMPESAVHSLLLTLDFKHRERLNKILSYPEDSAGGLMNTDFITVRPDVSIRAVIRYLRLLKEMPIDTDQVFVVDRNFNYLGSLLITSLLTEEPERMVETLINNDFSKPVSADTDETEVALLFEQRNLISAPVIDENNQLVGRITIDDVVDVIRDQAEHSVMSMVGLDEDEDVFAPIIQSSKRRSVWLGVNLVTAFIAVYFIGLFEATLQQKIALAILMPVVASMGGIAGTQTLIIVTRGIATGRVTAANIKTLINKEVAVSGLNGIIWSIVIGLITYYWFADLLLSLIIALAIITNLVVAAFSGAFLPLLLSKLKIDPALAGGVILTTITDVIGFVAFLGLAALFI; encoded by the coding sequence ATGGCTGAGATTGAACTGACGAGTTTCGAAGTAAGTCTCCAAAATTTGATGATTGCGCTTGAAGCGTCTGACTATGATGAGGCCAAACAACAAATTAAAGATCTCCATCCTGGAGAAATTGCACTCTTACTAGAAGCAATACAGCCCAAAGATCGCTCGGTCCTGTGGCCAAGCATTGAAATTTCAATTCAAGGGGAAATTTTAAAAGAGGTTAGTGAGGATGTTCAGTCTCAACTTATTAGTGAGATGACCGTTGATTCACTTGTCAAAGCTACTGAAAAATTAGATACTGATGACTTGGCTGACATTGTTCCTAATATGCCTGAGTCTGCTGTTCATAGTCTTTTATTGACACTTGATTTTAAGCATCGTGAGCGTCTAAACAAGATTCTGAGTTATCCAGAAGATTCAGCCGGTGGTTTAATGAATACTGACTTTATAACTGTCAGACCAGATGTATCAATCAGGGCAGTAATCAGATACTTAAGATTGCTCAAAGAAATGCCTATTGATACGGATCAAGTTTTTGTAGTTGATCGAAATTTTAATTATCTTGGATCTTTATTAATAACCTCCTTATTAACTGAAGAACCTGAGCGAATGGTTGAGACATTAATCAACAATGATTTTTCCAAGCCAGTTAGTGCTGATACTGATGAAACAGAGGTTGCTCTCTTGTTTGAACAAAGGAATCTGATTTCTGCTCCAGTAATTGATGAAAACAATCAGCTGGTTGGAAGGATAACCATTGATGATGTTGTTGATGTCATCCGTGATCAGGCAGAGCACTCAGTCATGTCAATGGTGGGTTTGGATGAAGATGAGGATGTGTTTGCACCAATCATTCAAAGTTCAAAAAGAAGAAGCGTTTGGCTTGGAGTTAACCTAGTCACTGCTTTTATAGCTGTGTATTTTATTGGTCTTTTTGAAGCCACATTGCAACAGAAAATTGCTCTTGCAATTTTAATGCCGGTTGTTGCTAGCATGGGTGGTATTGCTGGAACTCAAACCTTAATCATAGTGACTCGAGGCATTGCAACCGGAAGGGTGACTGCTGCAAATATTAAGACTTTAATTAATAAAGAGGTTGCTGTAAGTGGATTAAATGGAATTATTTGGTCTATAGTAATTGGCTTAATTACTTATTATTGGTTTGCAGATTTACTTTTAAGTCTAATTATTGCGTTAGCAATCATAACGAATTTAGTTGTTGCGGCTTTTTCAGGGGCTTTTTTACCGCTACTTCTCTCAAAACTAAAAATTGATCCTGCACTAGCTGGTGGCGTTATTTTAACAACCATTACCGATGTTATTGGTTTTGTCGCTTTTTTAGGTCTCGCTGCTCTGTTTATCTAG
- the ehuB gene encoding ectoine/hydroxyectoine ABC transporter substrate-binding protein EhuB produces MKKIITLFTCFFLVLGFTQTSSAESDTLKKLKKQGYATVAVANEPPYSDIKSDGYVTGAAPDVARAVLAVLGVPELKAEVIMYGAMIPALQARRVDMATSGLYIKPGRCESIIYSEPDLCGAEAFAVPVGNPNNLLTYEDIAANPALKMTTCAGCAEEKYALERGVSADQIIYFDAPPSGIKMLQQGRVDVFALSGLGTADLLNKTNDPNLELIMPVTGVPMGCAGAAFNKDDLEFRSEYNMALAMLKATGEFAAIIEPYGFSAEATASKSYLTQCPDGM; encoded by the coding sequence GTGAAAAAAATTATTACGTTATTTACCTGTTTTTTTCTTGTATTAGGTTTCACGCAGACTTCATCTGCAGAATCAGATACATTAAAAAAACTTAAGAAACAAGGTTATGCAACAGTTGCTGTTGCCAATGAACCTCCCTATAGTGATATCAAATCTGATGGATATGTGACTGGAGCTGCACCAGATGTTGCACGCGCTGTGCTTGCAGTCCTGGGTGTTCCAGAACTTAAAGCTGAAGTTATTATGTACGGTGCTATGATTCCAGCGCTTCAAGCAAGAAGAGTTGATATGGCAACTTCTGGTCTTTATATTAAGCCTGGTAGATGTGAGTCTATTATTTATTCTGAGCCTGATCTTTGTGGTGCAGAGGCGTTTGCGGTTCCAGTTGGTAATCCAAACAACCTACTAACTTATGAAGACATTGCAGCTAATCCTGCATTAAAAATGACTACTTGTGCTGGTTGTGCTGAAGAGAAATATGCTTTAGAGCGAGGTGTAAGTGCTGATCAAATTATTTATTTTGATGCACCTCCAAGTGGTATAAAAATGCTTCAACAAGGTAGAGTTGATGTATTTGCTCTATCTGGTTTAGGTACAGCAGATCTTCTTAACAAGACTAATGATCCAAACCTTGAATTAATAATGCCAGTTACTGGTGTTCCAATGGGTTGTGCTGGTGCAGCATTTAACAAGGATGATTTAGAGTTTAGATCTGAATACAATATGGCTTTGGCTATGTTGAAAGCTACTGGTGAATTTGCAGCTATAATTGAGCCTTATGGTTTCTCTGCAGAAGCAACTGCTAGTAAATCCTACTTGACACAATGTCCTGATGGAATGTAA
- a CDS encoding LysE family translocator: MELTVWLGLLASALFISISPGPGAIFSISQGTQNGFKRALIAVVGLQLGLMSQIVFLLFGLGILIDQFPSVFIVIKIIGMAYLIILGLMQWLKKIEQIATTENQLKGTFSPLKALLQGFFVNLTNIKGTVFFLALIPLFIDLTALKLSTCLIFISTLIIIDLLVMTGYVTLAELSKTLLSDPKKILWQNRLTGATLILVGLVMGTS; the protein is encoded by the coding sequence ATGGAATTAACAGTTTGGTTAGGTTTATTGGCTTCGGCACTTTTCATTAGTATTTCTCCAGGTCCTGGGGCTATATTTTCAATTAGCCAAGGTACACAAAACGGCTTTAAGAGAGCATTAATTGCTGTAGTTGGTTTACAGCTTGGTTTGATGAGCCAGATTGTTTTTTTGCTATTTGGCTTAGGAATTCTAATTGATCAGTTCCCTTCAGTTTTCATTGTGATAAAAATCATTGGTATGGCTTATTTGATCATTCTAGGACTTATGCAATGGCTTAAAAAAATAGAACAAATAGCAACTACAGAAAATCAATTAAAGGGCACATTTAGTCCTTTGAAAGCACTTTTACAAGGTTTCTTTGTTAACCTAACGAATATAAAAGGAACAGTTTTTTTTCTTGCTTTAATCCCTTTATTTATTGATCTTACAGCACTTAAGTTATCTACGTGTTTGATATTTATCTCAACGCTAATTATAATAGATTTGCTAGTAATGACTGGCTATGTAACCCTTGCTGAGCTATCTAAAACTTTACTATCAGATCCAAAAAAAATATTATGGCAAAATAGACTCACTGGTGCCACATTAATTCTTGTTGGATTAGTGATGGGTACTTCCTGA
- a CDS encoding VOC family protein: MSIFHLAYTVSDLDSARQFYGELLGCKEGRSSDTWVDFNFFGHQLSLHVGESIYRSNTNSKVDDVSVPMPHFGCVLDWNSFHDLSTRLQSKGLTFIISPSVRFKGLAGEQVTMFFEDFSGNALEFKAYKNPSEVFS, encoded by the coding sequence ATGAGCATCTTTCATCTAGCATATACAGTAAGTGATCTTGATTCTGCAAGGCAGTTCTATGGGGAGCTTTTAGGATGTAAAGAGGGAAGAAGTTCAGACACTTGGGTTGACTTTAATTTCTTTGGGCACCAGCTTTCATTGCATGTTGGCGAGTCAATTTATAGAAGTAATACAAACTCAAAGGTGGATGATGTTTCTGTTCCAATGCCTCATTTTGGATGTGTATTGGATTGGAATAGTTTCCATGACTTGTCGACTAGGCTTCAATCCAAAGGGTTGACATTTATTATTAGTCCTTCAGTACGATTTAAAGGCTTAGCTGGAGAACAAGTGACTATGTTTTTCGAAGATTTTTCTGGCAATGCACTTGAATTTAAAGCTTACAAAAATCCTTCTGAGGTATTTTCTTAA
- a CDS encoding aspartate aminotransferase family protein: protein MSNLMSNYSPLEVTFVKGEGCWLTDTKGDQYLDALSGIGVVNLGHCHPVITKNLIDQSQQLLHTSNVYRIGNQEKLAKELCTLAKMDKVFFSNSGAEANEAAIKIVRLFARSKDIEKPVILTANQGFHGRTMATLSATGQSKVQAGFAPLMSEFIHVNYDDIEAISDYQSNANVVAVMVEPIQGEAGIIIPKNDYLNKVQELCNKNGWLLILDGVQSCMGRTGKLFAHEHNQITPDILCLAKGLGNGVPIGACLAKGVASKMLTPGTHGSTFGGNPLVTSAALGVLDVFQNTNVLENVNKMSEYFRSEFDNKIKNNIAVKELRIKGLMIGIGLDSNIIDCSQLVKKALKDNLLINVTGTTIRMLPPLIITKEEIDILISKLIKLIST, encoded by the coding sequence ATGTCCAACTTAATGTCTAACTATTCTCCTCTCGAGGTGACCTTTGTCAAAGGAGAAGGATGCTGGTTAACTGACACAAAAGGAGATCAGTATCTAGATGCTCTTTCAGGTATTGGAGTTGTGAACCTGGGTCATTGTCACCCAGTTATAACAAAAAATCTTATCGATCAATCGCAGCAACTTCTCCATACTTCGAATGTTTATAGAATTGGAAATCAGGAAAAGCTTGCTAAGGAGCTCTGCACTCTTGCCAAGATGGACAAAGTGTTCTTTTCAAACTCTGGCGCTGAAGCCAATGAAGCAGCAATAAAAATTGTAAGGCTTTTTGCCAGAAGTAAAGACATTGAAAAACCAGTAATTCTAACCGCTAATCAAGGTTTTCATGGGCGAACAATGGCGACTCTTTCCGCAACCGGACAAAGTAAAGTTCAGGCCGGATTTGCACCATTAATGAGTGAATTTATTCATGTTAATTATGATGACATTGAGGCCATTAGTGATTATCAAAGTAATGCTAATGTGGTTGCTGTAATGGTTGAGCCAATTCAGGGAGAGGCTGGAATTATCATTCCAAAAAATGATTACTTAAATAAAGTTCAAGAGTTATGCAATAAAAATGGATGGTTGTTAATTCTTGATGGTGTTCAATCTTGCATGGGGAGAACTGGCAAACTTTTTGCTCATGAGCACAATCAAATTACTCCAGACATTCTATGTCTGGCCAAAGGTCTTGGCAATGGAGTTCCCATTGGTGCGTGTTTAGCAAAAGGAGTAGCCTCAAAAATGCTCACTCCAGGAACCCACGGCTCTACTTTTGGTGGAAATCCATTAGTGACCTCAGCAGCACTTGGCGTTCTTGATGTATTTCAAAACACTAATGTACTTGAAAACGTCAATAAAATGAGCGAGTACTTTAGGTCAGAATTTGACAACAAAATAAAAAATAATATTGCTGTTAAAGAACTTCGTATCAAAGGACTAATGATTGGAATTGGTCTTGATAGCAATATTATTGATTGCAGTCAACTAGTCAAAAAAGCTTTGAAAGACAACCTTCTTATTAATGTGACTGGAACTACTATAAGAATGTTGCCACCTTTGATAATTACGAAAGAAGAAATTGATATATTAATTAGCAAACTCATCAAGCTAATTAGCACCTAG
- the ehuA gene encoding ectoine/hydroxyectoine ABC transporter ATP-binding protein EhuA produces MENIIKFENVSKSFGDLQVLNNLNMEVKDGEKLALIGPSGSGKTTILRILMTLETIDDGFVSVNDEYLWHEKSDGKIIPASENHLHKMRDHIGMVFQQFNLFPHLTAIENVKQPQTLIKKKSEAEAKEKAEELFNLVGLGDKINHYPHQLSGGQQQRVAIARALAMDPKIMLFDEVTSALDPELVDEVLTVLRKLASDSDTTMLTVTHEMNFAREFADRVLFFDGGQIVESGAPENMFSDPKERRTKEFLKKFINNVN; encoded by the coding sequence ATGGAAAATATTATAAAGTTTGAAAATGTTTCAAAGTCTTTTGGTGATTTACAAGTTTTAAACAATTTAAATATGGAAGTTAAAGATGGAGAAAAATTAGCCTTAATTGGGCCTAGTGGTTCAGGAAAAACAACAATTTTAAGAATTCTAATGACGCTAGAAACTATCGATGATGGTTTTGTTTCAGTTAATGACGAATATTTGTGGCATGAAAAAAGTGATGGAAAAATTATTCCTGCTTCTGAAAATCATTTACATAAGATGCGAGATCATATTGGTATGGTCTTCCAACAATTCAATCTGTTTCCTCATTTAACTGCAATAGAAAATGTGAAGCAGCCACAAACTTTAATAAAAAAGAAATCTGAAGCTGAGGCAAAAGAAAAAGCAGAAGAACTTTTTAATTTGGTTGGCCTGGGTGATAAGATTAATCATTATCCTCACCAATTATCAGGTGGACAACAACAGCGAGTAGCAATTGCAAGAGCGCTTGCTATGGATCCAAAAATTATGTTGTTTGATGAAGTTACATCGGCCCTAGATCCGGAACTTGTTGATGAAGTATTAACCGTTCTGCGCAAATTAGCATCCGATTCTGACACCACAATGCTGACTGTAACTCATGAAATGAATTTTGCTAGGGAGTTTGCTGACAGGGTATTGTTTTTTGATGGTGGTCAGATTGTAGAGTCTGGTGCTCCTGAAAATATGTTTTCAGATCCTAAAGAGAGGCGAACTAAAGAATTTTTAAAGAAGTTTATTAACAACGTTAATTAA
- a CDS encoding GNAT family N-acetyltransferase, with amino-acid sequence MNIESKICDYKGNEKDICKIRFEVFVDEQNVPEELEIDGLDDEAKHVLAYSDDEPIGTGRILIDGHIGRVAVLKKYRGLGIGKSVMQELIKWAQKNNLEKLWLSSQWHAHSFYLDLGFVCEGEIYEEAGIDHIKMFRVL; translated from the coding sequence ATGAATATTGAATCCAAAATTTGCGACTATAAGGGCAATGAAAAAGATATCTGCAAAATAAGGTTTGAGGTCTTTGTTGATGAGCAGAATGTGCCAGAAGAGCTTGAAATTGATGGATTAGATGATGAAGCAAAGCATGTACTGGCTTATTCTGATGATGAGCCAATTGGAACTGGAAGGATATTAATTGATGGACACATTGGAAGGGTTGCTGTTCTAAAAAAGTATCGCGGACTTGGAATTGGTAAGTCCGTCATGCAAGAGCTTATTAAATGGGCTCAAAAAAACAATCTTGAAAAGCTTTGGTTATCATCTCAATGGCATGCGCATAGTTTTTATCTAGATCTTGGCTTTGTATGTGAGGGAGAGATATACGAAGAAGCAGGTATTGACCATATCAAAATGTTTAGAGTTCTCTAG
- the ehuC gene encoding ectoine/hydroxyectoine ABC transporter permease subunit EhuC produces MNEVLEFYPILIKGTITTVQLTVLGAILALIVSFIVGLARISSFAAVRVIAIIYLEFFRGSSALVQMFFIYFVLPMWGIYFDALTAGVVACGLNVGAYGSEVVRGAILAVSKEQHEACKALNYSSLKKYRYVIIPQAIPIMIPTFGNLLIELLKLTAVASLITISDLTFMAQIIRVQTALTLEPFLLILVIYFIIATVLVQIVDLIAKKFSKGRNIMTAGDK; encoded by the coding sequence ATGAATGAAGTCTTAGAGTTCTACCCAATTCTTATTAAAGGAACGATTACAACAGTCCAGTTAACTGTATTAGGAGCTATATTAGCTCTAATTGTTTCTTTTATTGTTGGACTTGCAAGGATTTCTTCATTTGCTGCAGTTAGAGTAATTGCAATCATTTATTTAGAATTTTTCCGAGGCAGTTCTGCTCTCGTTCAAATGTTTTTTATATATTTCGTATTACCAATGTGGGGCATATATTTTGATGCCTTGACTGCTGGTGTAGTAGCCTGCGGCCTTAACGTCGGCGCATATGGTTCAGAGGTTGTTCGAGGAGCAATTCTTGCAGTTAGTAAGGAGCAACATGAAGCATGCAAAGCCTTAAACTATTCAAGCTTAAAAAAATATCGATACGTTATTATTCCTCAAGCAATCCCAATCATGATTCCTACATTTGGAAATTTACTTATTGAGCTTTTAAAATTAACAGCGGTTGCCTCACTGATTACTATTTCAGATCTTACATTTATGGCTCAAATAATCAGGGTTCAGACTGCATTAACATTAGAGCCATTTTTACTCATACTTGTTATTTATTTTATTATTGCTACGGTTTTGGTTCAGATAGTAGATCTGATTGCTAAAAAGTTTTCTAAAGGTAGAAATATTATGACCGCAGGAGACAAATAA
- a CDS encoding LysE family translocator, giving the protein MFDILSQEVIIAFIAASIVLSFVPGPDNIFVMTQSALRGRRVGFFTTLGLCTGLMGHTLLVAVGVSVIFQTSAIAFNGLKILGACYLFYLGWLSLKNDELVLGESKEKSTNQSYYITGIIMNLTNPKVALFFLVFLPQFVNVSGGSVTIQILTLGLLFILSALCVFSSIAFLGSFLESFLKKSKSVGNNINKLAAFVYFALAINLFFVS; this is encoded by the coding sequence ATGTTTGATATTTTGAGTCAAGAGGTAATTATTGCTTTTATCGCTGCTTCAATAGTACTAAGCTTTGTGCCCGGTCCAGATAATATCTTTGTAATGACTCAGTCAGCATTAAGGGGACGGAGGGTAGGTTTTTTTACAACTCTTGGGCTATGTACTGGGCTAATGGGGCATACTCTCTTGGTAGCTGTTGGAGTAAGCGTTATTTTCCAAACCAGTGCTATTGCGTTTAATGGGTTAAAAATATTGGGTGCATGCTACCTTTTTTATTTAGGTTGGCTGTCTCTTAAAAATGACGAGCTAGTCCTTGGTGAAAGCAAAGAAAAAAGTACCAATCAATCCTATTATATTACAGGCATAATCATGAATCTGACCAATCCAAAGGTTGCTCTTTTCTTTCTGGTTTTTTTGCCGCAATTTGTTAATGTTAGTGGGGGCAGTGTTACTATTCAAATCCTAACACTTGGTCTTTTATTTATTTTAAGTGCGCTATGTGTTTTCTCATCAATTGCATTTCTTGGAAGTTTTCTTGAGAGTTTTCTTAAAAAATCAAAATCAGTTGGAAACAATATAAATAAGCTAGCCGCATTCGTTTATTTTGCTTTAGCAATTAACTTATTTTTTGTATCTTAA
- the hpf gene encoding ribosome hibernation-promoting factor, HPF/YfiA family — protein sequence MQLNLSGHHLDITSAIRQHTSDKLSKIKHHFDNVMNVNMILEVQKDIQTAEATIHVSGADLFAKAQSNDMYVSIDQLINKLDSQIIKHKEKLHNHRA from the coding sequence ATGCAATTAAACCTTTCTGGTCATCATCTCGATATTACATCTGCCATCCGGCAACACACAAGCGATAAGCTTTCCAAAATTAAACATCACTTTGACAATGTAATGAACGTCAATATGATTTTAGAAGTTCAAAAAGATATTCAGACTGCTGAAGCGACCATTCATGTCAGTGGTGCAGACTTATTTGCAAAAGCACAAAGTAATGACATGTATGTTTCTATAGATCAGCTAATCAATAAATTAGATTCTCAAATAATTAAACATAAAGAAAAACTACATAACCACAGAGCTTAG
- a CDS encoding Lrp/AsnC family transcriptional regulator — MKILDSFDRKILKIVQSNNRVTSEKLAKDVGLSSSACQRRLNSMRKDGVIKKDVSVLDRNKLNRKITIVVQILSDFESTEHDNKFKKAMQKAPEVMQCYYVTGDYDYVLTATFEEMGDYEEFTKKYFLEDPNIKRFNSMVVMNQVKENSTIPIN; from the coding sequence ATGAAAATTTTAGACAGTTTTGATCGAAAAATTCTAAAAATTGTTCAGAGTAACAATAGAGTTACCTCTGAGAAATTAGCAAAAGATGTAGGGCTTTCATCCTCAGCATGCCAAAGAAGATTAAATTCAATGCGTAAGGATGGAGTCATCAAAAAAGATGTTTCAGTTCTTGATAGAAATAAACTAAATAGAAAAATAACTATAGTGGTTCAGATTCTGAGTGATTTTGAAAGCACTGAGCATGATAATAAGTTTAAAAAAGCAATGCAAAAAGCTCCAGAAGTTATGCAGTGTTATTATGTAACGGGTGATTATGACTACGTTTTGACTGCTACCTTTGAGGAAATGGGTGACTATGAGGAGTTTACAAAAAAGTATTTCTTGGAAGACCCCAATATAAAGCGATTTAACTCAATGGTTGTTATGAACCAAGTGAAAGAAAATTCGACTATTCCAATTAATTAA
- a CDS encoding DUF2007 domain-containing protein, whose product MKLIYTHENRIMALNIRNVLINHGFDVALNNEFASSASGGLAPFDTWPEVWLLKDDDFHNAKKIIESISYNSIQAAWECKKCQEENDESFDYCWKCHEENE is encoded by the coding sequence ATGAAGCTAATTTATACCCACGAAAATCGAATCATGGCGCTTAATATAAGAAATGTGCTTATCAATCATGGATTTGATGTCGCCCTTAATAATGAATTTGCTTCAAGTGCATCGGGAGGGTTAGCTCCCTTTGATACCTGGCCTGAAGTTTGGTTATTGAAAGATGATGATTTTCATAATGCTAAAAAAATCATTGAATCCATATCTTATAATTCTATACAAGCAGCCTGGGAGTGCAAGAAATGTCAGGAGGAGAATGATGAATCATTTGATTACTGTTGGAAGTGCCATGAAGAAAATGAATAA
- the ehuD gene encoding ectoine/hydroxyectoine ABC transporter permease subunit EhuD, which yields MEWNWDHAFAVLPQLTDGLLVTIQATIVASLLAYVLGLGIAIVKMSKSKLTRISIYWITEFVRRTPILVQLYVVFYVLPDFGIFLEAFTCGVIVLGIHFSTYTSEVFRAGIDNVPKGQWEAAKSLNYNPLQTWKNVILPQAIPPMIPPLANYLITMFKETPLLAAITVVELFRAADQYSNSHYTYLEPMTLVGVFFLIVSIPSAMLAMKLEKKFKQAKTA from the coding sequence ATGGAGTGGAATTGGGATCATGCATTCGCTGTTCTGCCGCAACTAACAGATGGTTTATTAGTAACTATTCAAGCTACTATTGTTGCTTCACTTCTTGCTTATGTATTGGGACTAGGGATAGCTATTGTCAAAATGTCAAAAAGTAAGCTTACACGTATTTCAATCTACTGGATTACTGAGTTTGTTAGAAGAACGCCAATCTTAGTTCAGCTTTATGTCGTATTTTATGTTCTACCAGACTTTGGAATATTCTTAGAAGCCTTCACATGTGGTGTCATTGTATTAGGCATTCATTTTAGTACATATACTTCAGAAGTCTTTAGAGCTGGTATTGACAATGTTCCTAAAGGCCAGTGGGAGGCAGCAAAGTCACTTAACTATAACCCACTTCAAACCTGGAAAAATGTTATCCTGCCTCAGGCCATACCACCAATGATTCCACCTCTTGCAAACTATCTCATTACCATGTTTAAGGAAACACCATTATTAGCAGCAATTACAGTAGTTGAATTATTTAGAGCTGCCGATCAGTATAGTAATAGTCATTACACCTATCTAGAACCAATGACCTTAGTTGGAGTGTTCTTTTTGATTGTTTCAATACCATCAGCAATGTTAGCAATGAAACTAGAAAAGAAGTTTAAGCAAGCAAAGACGGCGTAA